The following coding sequences are from one Hippopotamus amphibius kiboko isolate mHipAmp2 chromosome 9, mHipAmp2.hap2, whole genome shotgun sequence window:
- the LOC130861135 gene encoding olfactory receptor 8B3-like, which translates to MLPGNGTFVTKFILLGLTDQPDLQLPLFFLFLGMCMVTVLGNLGLLVLIVLNSHLHTPMYYFLFNLSFTDLCYSSVFTPKMLINFISKKNIISYMGCVTQLYFFCFFVISEIYVLTSMAYDRYVAICNPLLYNIVMSPKVCSSLMLASYLMAFSGATAHTGCMLRLTFCDANTINHYFCDIHPLLQLSCTSTYVNELVVFIVAGFNVIVPSPIIFVSYVLIFSNILHIASKEGRSKAFSTCSSHVIAVSLFFGSCTFMYLRPSSAGSMDERKISSLFYTNVVAMMNPLIYSLRNKDVKIALRKTLSRGLF; encoded by the coding sequence ATGCTTCCTGGAAATGGCACTTTTGTaaccaaattcattcttttgggaTTAACAGACCAACCAGATCTCCAACTCCCCCTGTTCTTCCTGTTCCTAGGAATGTGTATGGTCACTGTGTTGGGAAATTTGGGCTTATTAGTCCTAATTGTGCTAAATTCACATCtacacacccccatgtactaTTTTCTCTTTAACTTGTCCTTCACAGACCTCTGTTATTCTTCTGTGTTTACACCCAAAATGCTGATTAACTtcatatcaaagaagaatattatttcttacatGGGGTGCGTGACCCAGCTctactttttctgcttttttgtcatttctgaaATCTATGTGCTGACATCAatggcctatgatcgctatgtggccatctgtaacccACTTTTGTATAATATTGTCATGTCTCCTAAAGTGTGTTCCAGCCTTATGCTTGCTTCATACTTGATGGCATTTTCTGGTGCCACGGCCCACACTGGATGCATGCTGAGACTGACCTTCTGTGATGCTAACACCATCAACCATTATTTCTGTGACATCCACCCTCTTCTCCAGCTCTCCTGCACAAGTACCTACGTCAATGAGCTGGTAGTTTTCATTGTGGCGGGTTTCAATGTCATTGTGCCCAGTCCCATCATCTTTGTCTCTTATGTTCTCATTTTCTCCAACATCCTCCACATCGCCTCGAAGGAGGGCAGGTCCAAAGCCTTCAGCACCTGCAGTTCTCACGTAATTGctgtttctctgttctttggatCATGTACATTTATGTATCTCAGACCATCTTCTGCTGGGTCTATGGATGAGAGAaaaatctcttctctcttttacaCCAATGTGGTTGCCATGATGAATCCCTTAATCTACAGCTTgagaaataaagatgtgaaaattgCTCTGAGAAAAACTCTGAGTAGGGGATTGTTTTGA
- the LOC130861101 gene encoding olfactory receptor 8B3-like, with protein sequence MAPGNGSLVNEFLLLGLTDQPDLQLPLFFLFLIMYVFTVIGNFGLIILIGLTSHLHTPMYFFLFNLSFIDFCYSSVFTPKMLVNFISKKNIISYMGCMTQLYFFCFFVISECYVLTSMACDRYVAICNPLLYNIVMSPKMCSSLMLASYLMAFSGATAHTGCMLRLTFCDANIINNYFCDIHPLLQLSCTSTYINELVVFIISGIHVIVPSLTIFVSYSFILSSILHVSSTEGRSKAFSTCSSHIIAVSLFFGSGAFMYLKPSSTISMDEGKISSVFYTNTVPLLNPLIYSLRNKDIKFALGKTLSRKQF encoded by the coding sequence ATGGCTCCTGGAAATGGTTCTTTAGTGAATGAATTCCTTCTGTTGGGATTAACAGACCAACCAGATCTCCAACTCCCCCTGTTCTTCCTGTTCTTAATAATGTATGTGTTCACTGTGATAGGAAATTTTGGGTTGATAATCCTAATTGGGCTGACTTCACACCtacacacccccatgtactttttcctgtTTAATCTGTCCTTCATAGATTTCTGTTATTCTTCTGTGTTTACACCCAAAATGCTGGTTAATTtcatatcaaagaagaatattatttcttacatGGGGTGCATGACCCAactttactttttctgtttttttgtcatttctgaaTGCTATGTGCTGACATCAATGGCCTGtgatcgctatgtggccatctgtaacccACTTTTGTATAATATTGTCATGTCTCCTAAAATGTGTTCCAGCCTTATGCTTGCTTCATACTTGATGGCATTTTCTGGTGCCACGGCCCACACCGGATGCATGCTGAGACTGACCTTCTGTGATGCAAACATAATCAACAATTATTTCTGTGACATCCACCCTCTTCTCCAGCTCTCCTGCACAAGTACCTACATCAATGAGTTGGTAGTTTTCATCATTTCAGGCATCCATGTCATTGTGCCCAGTCTCACCATCTTTGTCTCTTACAGTTTTATCCTCTCTAGCATCCTTCATGTCAGTTCCACGGAGGGCAGGTCCAAAGCCTTCAGCACCTGCAGTTCCCATATAATTGctgtttctctgttctttggatCAGGTGCATTTATGTATCTCAAACCATCTTCTACTATATCCATGGATGAGGGAAAAATCTCTTCTGTCTTTTACACCAATACCGTTCCCTTGCTGAACCCTTTAATTTACAGCTTGAGGAACAAAGACATTAAATTTGCTCTGGGCAAAACCCTTAGTAGGAAACAGTTTTGA
- the LOC130829207 gene encoding olfactory receptor 10G9-like gives MTNVSLVTTFILMGLPHASELGTLLFGIFLVIYILTVVGNLLILLVITVDPHLHTPMYYFLINLSFIDMWFSTVTMPKMLMTLVSPGGRAISFHSCVAQLYCFHFLGSTECFLYTVMSYDRYLAISYPLRYTSMMRGRTCALLATTTWLSGSLHSAVQTTLTFRLPYCGPSQIQHYICDAPPILKLACTDTSAIEMVILVNIGVVASCCFLLIVLSYVSIVHSILKIRTSEGRCRAFQTCASHSIVVLCFFAPCVFIYLRPGSKEAVDRIVAVFYTVLTPLLNPVVYTLRNKEVKTALLKLKSESVFTQSK, from the coding sequence ATGACAAACGTGAGCCTAGTGACAACATTTATCCTCATGGGCCTTCCCCATGCATCAGAGCTGGGCACGCTCCTCTTTGGAATCTTCCTGGTGATCTATATCCTCACTGTGGTGGGGAACCTTCTCATCCTGCTGGTGATCACGGTGgatccccacctccacacccccatgtactacTTCCTGATCAACCTGTCCTTCATTGACATGTGGTTCTCCACAGTTACTATGCCCAAAATGCTGATGACCCTGGTCTCCCCAGGAGGCAGGGCTATCTCCTTTCACAGCTGTGTGGCCCAGCTCTACTGCTTCCACTTCCTGGGGAGCACCGAGTGTTTCCTCTACACTGTCATGTCCTATGACCGCTACCTGGCCATCAGTTACCCGCTCAGGTACACCAGCATGATGAGGGGGAGAACATGCGCCCTCCTGGCCACAACCACGTGGCTCAGTGGCTCTCTGCACTCTGCTGTCCAGACCACACTGACCTTCCGTCTGCCCTACTGTGGGCCCAGCCAGATCCAGCATTACATCTGTGATGCACCGCCCATCCTAAAACTGGCCTGCACAGACACCTCTGCCATCGAGATGGTGATCTTGGTCAACATTGGGGTGGTGGCCTCGTGCTGCTTTCTCCTGATAGTGCTGTCCTATGTGTCCATCGTCCATTCCATCCTGAAGATCCGCACCTCAGAGGGGAGATGCAGAGCCTTTCAGACCTGTGCCTCCCACAGCATTGTGGTCCTTTGTTTCTTTGCTCCCTGTGTTTTCATTTACCTGAGGCCAGGCTCCAAGGAGGCTGTAGATAGGATTGTGGCAGTTTTCTACACTGTGCTGACGCCCCTTCTGAACCCTGTGGTGTACACCCTGAGAAACAAGGAAGTCAAGACAGCTCTACTGAAGCTGAAAAGTGAGTCAGTGTTTACTCAAAGTAAATAA